The Engystomops pustulosus chromosome 7, aEngPut4.maternal, whole genome shotgun sequence DNA window CCCTACTCCTAgttttcacccagctttcccagaagccgaTAACGGAGACTAAACATAACTTAAGGTAACGTGTCCAGGGCCGCCCGAGTTGCACATACACAGAATAACATGAGAGACATTTCTATTTTGCTACTTGTCGCCCTCCTTATCAggatcagcagcacagaggatttgcAGCATCATCCGGAGACACTGACATTCTCTGTTGTACCACTAGGGGGCATCCTGAGTGCAGAAATCACATAGCGCTGCCGTAatatctccacctagtggtgacagCGAGTAGTAGAAATCTGAATGTCAGGGGACTGCtgaaaatcctctgtgctgctgttgtcTTGGAAAACtgataacactgctgtatctgcTCTGTATGACATTGCTGTGCTCCTCAGCCAGGACGTGCAATGCATTATGGTCCATGAGTTGTAACCCAAAGATTCCCTTATCAAACACTATAATATATGTTGCCGCCCCCTTCTGATagactcctccccctgtagcctctgtGGCCGCCTCCCCCTTTTCCGCGGTCACAGATAATATGAAGGATCCTCCCCTGTGACATTATTATCTCTTATTTTTACCGATGTTGTTGTTCTGTATTTCTACGTTTTGAACTTTGACCTGTGAATAATTTGTAAATTCCGCCTTTTTACCGGTTCTTTTAGTACATTTCGcggtcgcatcggtgccggcctCGGTTTTATATTGTGTTTCACGCTGCTTGATCTTGTatggaagtaaaaaaataaacttcaacTTTTAAAAAGAAGGTTTTCTGTGTTTTGTGAGATTATTCGGGGCGATGCAAGAGATGGGCGCACCGCGGTGcactgaccaccagggggcgacaCATGGGATCACACAATGCTGCAGGGTAAGGGGAGACAAGGGGTTAATAGTGGTATCACCCCCCACATTGGcagatacagtgtatacaatgtgctactgacacactgtaacgaagTTATACAGCCAGACCTCACTGAGAGCCCTATGGAAATGCTCTAAACCCTTTACTgcactgacacaatgtaacaaacTCTCTGCACAAAGTTATACAGCCAGACATCACTGACTGCCCTCTAGAAACGCTCTAAACCCTTTACTGCgctgacacaatgtaacaaacTCTCTGCACAGCTGTGTGAGCAATAATTCAGTGTACTGATCCAATACATTCCACTGCTGAAGGGTCGTTACAGTTGTATCCATTACAGACAATCCCCAGCAGTACAAATCTCTCCCTGTTCCTGAATATTTTCTAatatgtatcagtgcaggtggtTTCTATACTAGATAGAATTGTACCAGATCCTCAGCTGTGcgaggaataataataatttaattctCAAGTACAACCCCAGTGACGCTGTGACCAGATACAAATGTAACAAATCCTCAGATTCTTGGGTCACAGTCTGGTTGTATCCAAGAATAATCCCTGAATTATTACTTGCACAGCTGAGGATCTGTTACAGTTGTATCTAATCTACATTGTCCCCTGTATTTAAAcctcctgcactgatacactgtagcaAACGATCAGGAAAAGGTAGAGATTTGTATTGCAAGGGGTTTGTCTGGCCTGGATACAATTGTAGCGATTCTACAGCTGTGGGAATGTATTGGATACATACACCGAGCAGACTGGATataactgtaacaaaccctcagctgtgtgagTAATTATTGAATGTACAGATCCAATACATTCCATAGCTGTAAAGATTGCTCCAATTGTTTCCAGTccagtttgctacaatgtatcagtgcaggaggATTCCTTACAAAGAACAATGTAGACTAGATACAATTGTAGCAGACCATCAGCTGTGTGAGTGATAAACTGGAATTTTTCTCAAGTACAACCCTACTGGCCCAATAATTTGAGTGTCTAGATACAAATGTAACAGATTTTTGGGTCAATTGCATCCAAGAATGATCCCTGAATTATCACTACTGGCACAGCTGAGGATCTGTTACAATTGTATCTAATCTACATTGTCCTCTGTGAGGAAACCACCTgcattgatacattgtaacaaatgatcaAGAAAAGAGAAATTTGTATTGCTGGGCATTGTCTGGACTACATGCAATTGTAGCGATCCTTCAGCTGTGGGATGTATAAGATCTGTACACTAAATTACTCACACAACTGAGGGTTTGTTTCAGTTTTCCCCAGTTTACACAGTCCTCTTACTCCATGCTGATGCATaattacctgcactgatacagtgTAGCAAACCATCATGACCTGAGGGGTAAGATTTGTATTGCAGGGGATTGTCTGGACTGGATGCAATTGTAGCAATCCTTCAGCTGTGGGATGTATTGGATCTGTGCAAAAATGATCAAAGAATCGTTTGACAGCTGTGGGTTTGTTACAGTGGTACGTTGTAACACTGGATTGTGCAGACTAATGTAGATTAAACTGTAACAAACCCACAGCTGTGACATGTTATTTATCTATTGTTCGTACATCAGGTGCAAGTCAAAAGGTTATAGACTCCTCACTGCTgtgggtttgttacaattgtgtCTGGACTGTGTCATTTTCAATTAGCTGGTCATATAGGGTTCAGTTGTGAcaatttgctacaatgtatcagctcTTGTAATATGTATCAACCTGGACAATAGACTATTAAACTAACATGGGAGAGTATAGACTGCATGcgactgtaacaaaccctcagctgcaaGACGTATACTTGACCATTTCTATTCACTGACATTAAGCAGAGGTCCTGAATATGGTGCAGACTTGTTCCCATGTCACCCCGGCTCTGCTGTACCTACCTATCAGATGATCTGCGCTCGTCACTCtggggtgcgatgctctgcagccggACATTGCTGACTCTCCAGCCGTTACCTTAGTAGACGTCCTGCAGGAACAAACACTTGTCAGATACACAGGAGGCGGCGAGGATGGAGCGACTCTCCCAGCAGGTGAGACAAAGACCCCCACACCAGGGGGacgctgagatgtagcagagccgaggctgTCACTTACTACACCTTGTTCTGGTAAAGAAGGTCTAATCCCAGTTTAGGAAATGGTTAAATGActaatccagctctgctacatctgtggaaAATATCACATTTGTAGatgcttaaaggggaagtcctcaTTTGGTGCAAATATGTTCATACTGTGCAGCCAGGGACACTtgttatacatggtctccttccttctaaaatcaagttttacaattatgttaatgagcctgcggggctaccctagcccctctgtgttctGGCTTTAAAGAATGTCACACTAtctcaccctcccctctgcttcctcaACACTTCCTTCTGCAGGGATCAGGGGGAGACATAgttacagcctgtaaagccagatcacagaggggctagggtagccctgcaggctcattagcataaatgtaaaagtttattttagaaggaagaaagaaGATCATGGATAAAATATCCATTTCCGTTGTGTAGATCTTGGGGAACAATATTACCAGTTACTCGCTGTTaatcaaaataaaacattaaTATTAACTGACGACATATGGCTCCACCTAGTGTTCAAATTGTAAAGTGCATGTCCACCTAAAAGTGCTGgaggacgcacatgctcagtcactcttcTCACAGCCAAGTCAGGTGCTTAGTGCAGGGCAAACAATAGAACTAATTCCCTGTCCTGCTTATCATCAGCTGGCAGCAGGGTAGATATATTCTGAGAGACTGATTCTGAATAAAACCCCCCAATGCAGGCGAAGACCGATTCTGCCACTCCCCCACAACAGGAGAAGGAGACTGATTGTGGCTTAAGCTCCTCCTCCCCAGCaggagaaggagactgattctgacCAGAACACTCCCAGATTCTGCACagactccccctcccctcccaagCAAGAGAAAAAGACTGATTCTGTCTAGAATCTGCCCCCAATAGGAGAAGGAGACTGACTCCATCCAGAGCCAATCACTGGCaggagaaggagactgattctggcCTAAGCCCCTCCTACCCAACTGCATTAGAAAACTGAGCCTGAGCTCCTCCCCAGAAGGAGGAGACCGATGCTGTCCAGAGCACCAccacccctccctcccccgccaccccccccccccctaccaaaAAGAAAACTGATTCTAGCCAGACCTCCTCCCCCCAAGTAAGAGAAGGAGACTGATACTGTCTAGATCCTGCCATCTGTAGAGGAAGAAGACAGACTCCATTCAGAGCCACTCCCCGGCAGGAAAAGGAGACTGATTCCAGCCTGAGATCCTCAGGAATAGTCTCAGGAATAGGAGACTAATTATGGTCAGAGAACCCCCACCCCAACAGCAGAATTAGACTGTTTCTGTCTAGACGCTTCCCCCAGCAGGAGAAGGAGACCAATTCTGACCTGAGCCCCCTCCTACCCAGCaggagaaggagactgattctgacCTGAGCCCCCTCCTACCCAGCAGGAGAAGGAGACTGAGTCTGACCTGAGCCCCCTCCTACCCAGCAGGAGAAGGAGACCAATTCTGACCTGAGCCCCCTCCTACCCAGCaggagaaggagactgattctgacCTGAGCCCCCTCTTACCTAGCaggagaaggagactgattctgacCTGAGCCCTCTCCTACCCAGCGCCTTGTAGTCGCACGTATATTGGCATCCAGATCAATTGATTATTTTTGTTTTCTAGCGGGTAGAGACTGACTTCTGTGAGAAGTTGGGCACCTTCCTGGGCACCATCCAGCGGATCATCTTCCCCATCACCTTCCTCTTCATTCTTCTGGTCGGGTTGTCCCTGAACCTGTCGGTGATGTGGATCCTGGTGTTTCGTATCAAGCGCTGGAACCGGAGCACCATCTTCCTCTTCAGCCTGGTCCTGGCGGACATCACGTGGATTCTCTGTCTTCCGTGTCTCATCTACTATCACTTTAACCATCTCCATTGGATATTCGGAGACGCCATCTGCAAGCTGACGCGGACGGTCTACCACGCCTGCTACTACTGCAGCATCTACTTTGTCACGTGCCTGAGCATTGATCGCTACCTGGCCATTGTGCATCCTCTCCGATCCCTACGGCTCCAGAAGAAGCGCCAGGCTCTGGTGGTCTGCCTGTCCATATGGGCAGCCACGTCTATAGGCAGCCTACCCGTCACCTTCCTGGCCGGGACCCAGGTCTGCCAGAACAATAAAACCATCTGCTCCCTCTACGTGTTTTCCCAAAAAACTCAGGTGACTCTTCCGTACTCGCTGTTCTCCACCACCGTAGGTTGTGTCCTGCCCTTCGCCTCCATATGTTACTGTTACTGCAGCAGCGTGGGGGAGCTGAGGAGGATGGGGGTGCACCGGCTGAAGAAGAGGAACCTCCTGACCAAGCTCATGTGCTCAGCCCTGGTCATCTTTGGCCTCCTCTATCTGCCCTACCATGCCTCCAGGAACACGTGCATCATCCTAAGGGCCTCCGGACCCTATGGCCCCCAAGTCATTGAGCGCGCGGACGCCTTCTTCTTCATCGAGATGGCGGTGTGCAGCCTCAACACCTGTATTAACCCCTTGTTTTGTTTCCTGGCCGGGGGAGACTTCCGAGAACAGGTCTGCAAAATTGCCCATTCAATCCCACCGTGCAAGAGGTGGAGACTGGGCCATAGGAGCACCGCTGTCTGTCCCATATGAAGAGACCTCGGGGGTATCATATGTGTAGGCTTCAAGGAGATCCCTACCCACCCCACCCTTTACACCCTGTAGTAGGGGGCGCTCTGCTGATTCTGGCACCGTTTGCATTATTCTCTAGCTCCTCCCATTCCCAAGCTATTGGTGATAGAAGTTTAGACATCCAATATGTTATAAGGACTATTTACTGTCATGTAGGAGGTACCAGTAGGCCCAGGACTGCCCACTTGTCAGTCTAACCTCCCCTTTAAAGTTTGACTCCACCTTTGAAATCTACAGAAAATAATCTGCAACCTTGTATATCCTTCTAATTATCTGTAATGAttttatactccactcacatccaaacCTGCACAAAGAGCTTCCACAAGGGAACAGCAATCATCAGGGATATAGCCAGGATATAccttcagctccccctagtggtggcagcaggtgTATAGAACTATTATCCAAGTCATACAAGCCAAGATATAtcttcagctccccctagtggtggcagcaggtgTATAGAACTATTATCCAAGTCATACAAGCCAAGATATAtcttcagctccccctagtggtggccacaGGTGTATGGAACTATTATCCAAGTCATACAAGCCAAGATATATCTTCAGCTCCCCCTAGCTGGAGTATTAAAGGCAGATGTATAGAATTATTATCCAAGTCATACAAGCCAAGATATAtcttcagctccccctagtggtggccacaGGTGTGCAGAATTATTACCTAAGTCCTAcaagcagagctcctctgtacagATGTTGgccatatgtatataatgtgactTTGTATACTGACATCATTACAATGGCCTGTTGTCTACAGGTTGTGAACCaatagggggcagcagtgtgcacGCTTTTATGACGGCAGAGTAAATAATAATTGTGAAAGCAGCTTTGGTTATGACTGGAGTATTAAAGTGGTGTAAGTCAAGATCAGGACATTCCCTGTCCCCAGGAAGCTCCTCCCctctctgatacattgtaacttcCCAGATTGTTGTGTTCTCTCCAtcttgttacattgtatatacacacacatacacttctgtgctctgtgcatccaGCTGCTTCACAGATCCTCCTCTCTACCACAGTAGTTTCTCACAGCAGGCGGCGGTGGGGCAGTGGAATGCAGaggactaagagcacagcagtgttaggacaccacCTCTAGAAGCTCCAATACTTGAATATAATTTCAtgtttcaaagtcctgctgctactaacaacatacacaaaggtctcatttcacatctctccaggcatgaTACCTAAcagtggctacagagagcacagagcacagcagtgtgaggacacgcctccagtgcatttggagaagctgcaatcctggaatataagtccatatatcacagtcctgctgctactaacagcatatacaaaggtctgattgcacatctcctGGCTACTGCATATCaactggctgcagtctatatgGTTCcacctgctgtcaggttccctttaggctACAGATCTAAATGtaatcatccagctttcccagaattaAACATGTCAGCTTCTCTTGCAGGAGTATAAGAAAGCTGAGGGACCAGTTATGCAGTGCATCGGATTATACCTTCCCCAGAATCAGCATCCAACTTTCCTAGAGTCCTGTAGAGAAAATCTGTCAAAACTATAATACATCTCCATATCACTGCAACCATgtggtgcagaaatttgtgaA harbors:
- the LOC140070274 gene encoding P2Y purinoceptor 1-like, whose protein sequence is MERLSQQRVETDFCEKLGTFLGTIQRIIFPITFLFILLVGLSLNLSVMWILVFRIKRWNRSTIFLFSLVLADITWILCLPCLIYYHFNHLHWIFGDAICKLTRTVYHACYYCSIYFVTCLSIDRYLAIVHPLRSLRLQKKRQALVVCLSIWAATSIGSLPVTFLAGTQVCQNNKTICSLYVFSQKTQVTLPYSLFSTTVGCVLPFASICYCYCSSVGELRRMGVHRLKKRNLLTKLMCSALVIFGLLYLPYHASRNTCIILRASGPYGPQVIERADAFFFIEMAVCSLNTCINPLFCFLAGGDFREQVCKIAHSIPPCKRWRLGHRSTAVCPI